The Halarchaeum grantii genome contains a region encoding:
- the argC gene encoding N-acetyl-gamma-glutamyl-phosphate reductase, which yields MTSASVVGGSGFTGGELLRLLAGHPEFEIQQTTSREYANKTVGSVHPNLRGLDLRFVAPDSLDPVDVLFVCVPHGVTMEHIAEYRDLADTVVDLSADFRLPDAELYDTWYDGHVAPEHLADAEYALPELNRENLPGADLIASGGCNATSTMLGLLPLVEAGLLTPDDRVVADVKVGSSEGGAGGGVASSHPERSGVVRPYAPTTHRHEAEIEAYLDLQVSFTVHAVEMIRGSAATCHVYPSELPATKDMWSAFREQYGDEPFVRLVAGGGGVYRYPEPKAVAGSNYAEVGFELDERNDRIVVFSAIDNMMKGSAGQAVHAANVALGFEETAGLEFTGLHPVGSP from the coding sequence ATGACGTCGGCGAGCGTCGTCGGCGGCAGCGGCTTTACCGGTGGTGAGCTCCTCCGCCTGCTCGCCGGCCATCCCGAGTTCGAGATTCAGCAGACGACGAGCCGCGAGTACGCGAACAAGACGGTCGGCTCCGTCCACCCGAACCTGCGCGGCCTCGACCTGCGCTTCGTCGCGCCCGATTCGCTGGATCCGGTGGACGTCCTCTTCGTCTGCGTCCCGCACGGCGTGACGATGGAGCACATCGCGGAGTACCGCGACCTCGCGGACACCGTCGTCGACCTCTCGGCGGACTTCCGCCTCCCGGACGCGGAGCTGTACGATACCTGGTACGACGGCCACGTCGCGCCCGAGCACCTCGCGGATGCGGAGTACGCGCTCCCCGAGCTGAACCGCGAGAACCTCCCCGGGGCGGACCTCATCGCGTCGGGCGGGTGTAACGCCACCTCGACGATGCTCGGCCTCCTCCCGCTCGTCGAGGCCGGGCTCCTCACCCCGGACGACCGAGTGGTCGCGGACGTCAAGGTCGGCTCCTCGGAGGGCGGCGCGGGCGGCGGCGTGGCGTCCAGCCACCCCGAGCGCTCCGGCGTCGTCCGGCCGTACGCGCCCACGACCCACCGCCACGAGGCCGAGATCGAGGCCTACCTCGACCTCCAGGTCTCCTTCACCGTGCACGCGGTGGAGATGATTCGCGGCTCGGCCGCGACCTGCCACGTCTACCCGTCGGAGCTGCCGGCGACGAAGGACATGTGGAGCGCGTTCCGCGAGCAGTACGGCGACGAGCCGTTCGTCCGCCTCGTCGCGGGCGGCGGCGGCGTCTACCGGTATCCGGAGCCGAAGGCGGTCGCGGGGTCGAACTACGCGGAGGTCGGCTTCGAACTCGACGAGCGCAACGACCGCATCGTCGTCTTCAGCGCCATCGACAACATGATGAAGGGCTCGGCCGGGCAGGCGGTCCACGCGGCGAACGTCGCGCTCGGCTTCGAGGAGACGGCGGGCCTCGAGTTCACGGGCCTCCACCCCGTGGGGAGTCCGTAG
- the lysW gene encoding lysine biosynthesis protein LysW: protein MTECIQCGADLDLHADLEVGEIVDCGTCGAELEVVDDDPVELEEAPELAEDWGE, encoded by the coding sequence ATGACCGAATGCATCCAGTGCGGTGCGGACCTCGACCTGCACGCCGACCTCGAAGTCGGCGAAATCGTCGACTGTGGCACCTGTGGCGCCGAGCTCGAAGTCGTCGACGACGACCCCGTGGAGCTCGAAGAGGCGCCCGAGCTCGCCGAAGACTGGGGGGAATAA
- a CDS encoding 2'-5' RNA ligase family protein: MYSVSVPVPPVVRELIREFRPLLTGFDRVRGQRTATLVVKRLDADDRREYLRAAREAKRALRGAPSFDARISDVGVFEEPTGGTAPVVYLAVESPGLWEVHRQLVAELGRVPGLEGDDYTPHVTLARDGPPDAVERVRDYDFDPVTWTVDELEFYDAEHKERIETVPLPA, from the coding sequence GTGTACAGCGTCAGCGTTCCCGTACCGCCCGTGGTGCGCGAACTCATCCGCGAGTTCCGCCCGCTCCTCACCGGCTTCGACCGCGTCCGCGGCCAGCGAACCGCGACGCTCGTCGTGAAACGCCTCGACGCCGACGACCGCCGCGAGTACCTCCGCGCCGCCCGCGAAGCAAAGCGCGCCCTCCGCGGCGCGCCCTCCTTCGACGCCCGCATCAGCGACGTCGGCGTCTTCGAGGAGCCAACCGGCGGCACCGCGCCCGTCGTCTACCTCGCCGTCGAGAGCCCCGGCCTCTGGGAGGTCCATCGCCAGCTCGTCGCCGAACTCGGCCGCGTCCCCGGTCTCGAAGGCGACGACTACACGCCGCACGTCACGCTCGCGCGCGACGGCCCGCCCGACGCCGTCGAGCGGGTCCGCGACTACGACTTCGACCCCGTGACGTGGACCGTCGACGAACTCGAGTTCTACGACGCCGAGCACAAGGAGCGCATCGAGACCGTCCCCCTCCCGGCGTAA
- the lysX gene encoding lysine biosynthesis protein LysX has product MKIGLLYSRIRKDEKLLLTELRERGHDVEKVDVRKQRFGVGDPPEALAACDVVLDRCMATSRSKYATTFCESYGVPVVNSAATADVCADKAKTSVKLDAAGVPTPATTVAFDVDSAMAAIEEFGYPCVIKPVVGSWGRLLAKIESESAAEAVLEHKKTLGHYEHSVFYVQEFVEKPGRDLRVLTVDGEPVAAMARSSEHWLTNAAKGAETTEFELDEEVRALAREASEAVGGGLLGVDIMETGDGYTVPEVNHTVEFKALNDAVEADVPGTVVDWLEAKAEQASDADAEVGL; this is encoded by the coding sequence GTGAAGATCGGTCTCCTCTACTCGCGCATCCGGAAGGACGAGAAGCTCCTCCTCACGGAGCTCCGCGAGCGCGGTCACGACGTCGAGAAGGTGGACGTCCGTAAGCAGCGCTTCGGCGTCGGCGACCCGCCCGAAGCGCTCGCCGCGTGTGACGTCGTCCTCGACCGGTGTATGGCGACCTCGCGGAGCAAGTACGCGACGACGTTCTGCGAGTCCTACGGCGTCCCGGTCGTGAACAGCGCGGCGACGGCGGACGTCTGCGCGGACAAGGCGAAGACGAGCGTGAAGCTCGACGCCGCCGGCGTTCCGACGCCCGCGACGACCGTCGCCTTCGACGTCGACTCCGCGATGGCGGCCATCGAGGAGTTCGGCTATCCCTGCGTCATCAAGCCCGTCGTGGGCTCGTGGGGGCGCCTGCTCGCGAAGATCGAATCGGAGAGCGCCGCCGAAGCCGTCCTCGAGCACAAGAAGACGCTCGGCCACTACGAGCACTCCGTCTTCTACGTCCAGGAGTTCGTCGAGAAGCCGGGACGCGACCTGCGCGTGCTCACGGTGGACGGCGAACCCGTCGCCGCGATGGCGCGCTCCTCCGAGCACTGGCTGACGAACGCCGCGAAGGGCGCGGAGACGACCGAGTTCGAGCTCGATGAGGAGGTCCGTGCGCTCGCCCGCGAGGCCAGCGAGGCCGTCGGCGGCGGGCTGCTCGGCGTGGACATCATGGAGACCGGCGACGGCTACACGGTCCCCGAGGTGAACCACACCGTCGAGTTCAAGGCGCTGAACGACGCCGTCGAGGCGGACGTCCCCGGGACGGTCGTCGACTGGCTCGAAGCGAAGGCCGAACAGGCGAGCGACGCCGACGCGGAGGTCGGCCTATGA
- the argH gene encoding argininosuccinate lyase, whose translation MDGEGSETVVRRERFAGGPAREFLSSMAFDDRLFEADLAVDRAHVVMLAEQGIVDAADAGAILDALDDVAEEGFDALPEGEDVHEAIETAVIERVGPDGGRMHTARSRNDEVAACLRYEYRDTLLEAIETTVAAREALCEVAEAERETVMPGYTHLQPAQPTTVAHWALSYEAALARDTERLLDAFDRTNRSPLGSAAFAGTPFDVDRERTAELLGFESVLDNSMDAVSSRDFLVEGSAAFAGLATTLSGLAEDLVVFANRGLVELDDDYASTSSIMPQKKNPDTLELVRSTAGDAFGGLHGLLTTMKGLPRAYNRDLQNASPHAWRVADAVAEATDVAAGAVSTADWPAEELAAAAGEGFSTATGVADLLAMHGLPFRTAHEIVAAAAERGADYDALDAACEEVVGEGIDSLADRDAVEAVLDPVASVASRDSMGGPAPGATAETLASALEGCAAHADAAASRADALAVAEESLAAEVSSYA comes from the coding sequence ATGGACGGCGAGGGCTCGGAGACGGTGGTGCGCCGCGAGCGCTTCGCGGGCGGTCCCGCCCGGGAGTTCCTCTCCTCGATGGCGTTCGACGACCGGCTCTTCGAGGCGGACCTCGCCGTCGACCGCGCGCACGTCGTGATGCTCGCCGAGCAGGGCATCGTCGACGCGGCCGACGCGGGCGCCATTCTCGACGCGCTCGACGACGTCGCCGAGGAGGGCTTCGACGCCCTGCCGGAGGGCGAGGACGTCCACGAGGCCATCGAGACGGCGGTCATCGAGCGCGTCGGCCCCGACGGCGGGCGGATGCACACGGCGCGCTCGCGCAACGACGAGGTGGCGGCGTGTCTGCGCTACGAGTACCGCGACACCCTCCTCGAGGCGATCGAGACGACGGTCGCGGCCCGCGAGGCGCTCTGCGAGGTCGCGGAGGCCGAGCGCGAGACGGTGATGCCGGGCTACACGCACCTCCAGCCCGCCCAGCCGACGACGGTCGCGCACTGGGCGCTCTCCTACGAGGCGGCGCTCGCGCGCGACACCGAGCGCCTGCTGGACGCCTTCGACCGGACGAACCGCTCGCCGCTCGGGTCGGCGGCGTTCGCGGGGACGCCGTTCGACGTGGACAGAGAGCGCACGGCGGAGCTCTTGGGCTTCGAGTCGGTCCTCGACAACTCGATGGACGCGGTCTCCTCGCGGGACTTCCTCGTGGAGGGGTCGGCGGCGTTCGCGGGCCTCGCGACGACGCTCTCGGGGCTCGCGGAGGACCTCGTGGTCTTCGCGAATCGGGGCCTCGTCGAACTCGACGACGACTACGCCTCGACGTCCTCGATCATGCCCCAGAAGAAGAACCCGGACACGCTCGAGCTCGTGCGCTCGACGGCCGGGGACGCGTTCGGTGGGCTCCACGGACTCCTGACGACGATGAAGGGCCTGCCGCGCGCGTACAACCGCGACCTGCAGAACGCCTCGCCGCACGCGTGGCGCGTCGCGGACGCGGTGGCGGAGGCGACGGACGTCGCGGCGGGCGCGGTGTCGACGGCCGACTGGCCGGCCGAGGAGTTGGCGGCGGCGGCGGGCGAGGGGTTCTCGACGGCGACGGGCGTCGCGGACCTGCTCGCGATGCACGGGCTGCCGTTCCGGACGGCGCACGAGATCGTCGCGGCGGCGGCGGAGCGCGGCGCGGACTACGACGCGCTCGATGCGGCGTGCGAGGAGGTCGTCGGCGAGGGCATCGACTCGCTCGCGGACCGCGACGCCGTCGAGGCGGTGCTCGATCCCGTGGCGAGCGTGGCGTCGCGCGATTCGATGGGCGGCCCGGCGCCCGGCGCGACGGCGGAGACGCTGGCGTCGGCGCTCGAGGGCTGTGCGGCGCACGCGGACGCGGCGGCGAGCCGCGCGGACGCCCTCGCCGTGGCCGAGGAGTCGCTCGCGGCGGAGGTGTCGTCGTATGCGTGA
- a CDS encoding NAD(P)-dependent oxidoreductase, giving the protein MSRTIGFVGLGIMGLPMATNLIDAGYDVVGHNRSEEPVAALVEHGGEAADTPREVAERSEVILSCLPDTAVVEDVVRGEDGLAEGFSEGDIYVDHSTINPVQTEELAADLAEMGVDMLDAPISGGEEGAIEGTLSIMVGGDTAVFEACTDLFEVLGETVTHCGPSGAGQTTKACNQIVVAAQMVSVSEALVFAEKAGADLEAVVDAISGGAAGCWALDNRAPDMIRGDFDPGFFAAYQYKDLRIATDAGEAYGSPMPVTELAHELYKSMEQNGMGRDDNSGVMQVIEMLAGEEARVE; this is encoded by the coding sequence ATGTCACGAACGATCGGATTCGTCGGTCTCGGAATCATGGGTCTCCCGATGGCGACAAACCTCATCGACGCCGGTTACGACGTCGTCGGGCACAACCGCTCCGAGGAACCCGTCGCGGCGCTCGTCGAGCACGGCGGCGAGGCCGCCGACACCCCGAGGGAGGTCGCCGAGCGCAGCGAAGTCATCCTCTCCTGTCTCCCCGACACCGCCGTCGTCGAGGACGTCGTGCGCGGCGAGGACGGCCTCGCCGAGGGCTTCAGCGAGGGCGACATCTACGTCGACCACTCCACGATCAACCCCGTCCAAACGGAGGAACTCGCCGCCGACCTCGCCGAGATGGGCGTCGACATGCTCGACGCGCCCATCAGCGGCGGCGAGGAGGGCGCCATCGAGGGCACGCTCTCCATCATGGTCGGCGGCGACACGGCCGTCTTCGAGGCCTGTACGGACCTCTTCGAGGTGCTCGGCGAGACCGTCACCCACTGCGGGCCGAGCGGCGCCGGCCAGACCACGAAGGCCTGCAACCAGATCGTCGTCGCCGCCCAGATGGTCAGCGTCAGCGAAGCCCTCGTCTTCGCCGAGAAAGCCGGCGCCGACCTCGAAGCCGTCGTCGACGCCATCTCCGGGGGCGCCGCGGGCTGCTGGGCGCTCGACAACCGCGCTCCCGACATGATTCGCGGCGACTTCGACCCCGGTTTCTTCGCCGCCTACCAGTACAAGGACCTCCGCATCGCCACCGACGCCGGCGAAGCCTACGGCTCGCCGATGCCCGTCACCGAACTTGCGCACGAGCTCTACAAGAGCATGGAGCAGAACGGCATGGGTCGCGACGACAACTCCGGCGTCATGCAAGTGATAGAAATGCTCGCCGGCGAGGAAGCGCGCGTCGAGTAG
- a CDS encoding argininosuccinate synthase, producing the protein MSENETVALAFSGGLDTTVCVPLLKEEYGYDDVIGVTVDVGQPEEEFEEAYETAEALGLEHYVVDATEEFAEVCMDAVAANADYEGYPLGTALARPVIANAILDVAEEHDCTGLAHGCTGKGNDQLRFEAVWRATDMEVIAPVREMGLTREWEIEYADEKDLPVEAGDGGTWSIDTNLWSRSIEGGQLEDPGYVPPADIYEWTSEPSDETELVEIEFDAGVPVAVDGESMAPVELIEHLNELAGAYGVGRSDLMEDRILGLKVRENYEHPAATTLLNAHEALEGLVLTKDERDFKQTVDEEWSQQAYEGLLDSPLMDSLDAFLMQSNEKVTGTVTIKFEGGQARPVARESEYAVYSEQAASFNTETVMGIEQADATGVAKYHGFQARLARDAEKKAKPELATDGAGEGTEE; encoded by the coding sequence ATGTCCGAGAACGAAACCGTCGCGCTCGCCTTCTCCGGCGGGCTCGACACGACAGTCTGCGTCCCGCTGCTGAAAGAAGAGTACGGCTACGACGACGTCATCGGCGTCACCGTCGACGTCGGTCAGCCCGAGGAGGAGTTCGAGGAGGCCTACGAGACCGCCGAAGCGCTCGGCCTCGAGCACTACGTCGTCGACGCGACCGAGGAGTTCGCGGAGGTCTGCATGGACGCGGTCGCCGCGAACGCCGACTACGAGGGCTACCCGCTCGGGACGGCGCTCGCCCGCCCCGTCATCGCGAACGCCATCCTCGACGTCGCCGAGGAGCACGACTGCACGGGCCTCGCCCACGGCTGTACGGGGAAGGGCAACGACCAGCTGCGCTTCGAGGCCGTCTGGCGCGCCACCGACATGGAGGTCATCGCGCCGGTCCGCGAGATGGGCCTGACGCGCGAATGGGAGATCGAGTACGCCGACGAGAAGGACCTCCCAGTGGAGGCGGGCGACGGGGGCACGTGGAGCATCGACACGAACCTCTGGAGTCGCTCCATCGAGGGCGGCCAGCTCGAGGACCCCGGCTACGTCCCGCCGGCGGACATCTACGAGTGGACGAGCGAGCCGTCCGATGAGACGGAGCTCGTCGAGATCGAGTTCGACGCGGGCGTGCCGGTCGCCGTCGACGGCGAGTCGATGGCGCCCGTCGAGCTCATCGAGCACCTGAACGAGCTCGCGGGCGCCTACGGCGTCGGGCGCTCCGACCTGATGGAGGACCGCATCCTCGGGCTCAAAGTGCGCGAGAACTACGAGCATCCGGCGGCGACGACGCTCCTGAACGCACACGAGGCCCTCGAAGGCCTCGTGCTGACGAAGGACGAGCGCGACTTCAAGCAGACGGTGGACGAGGAGTGGTCCCAGCAGGCCTACGAGGGCTTGCTTGACTCGCCGCTGATGGACTCGCTCGACGCCTTCCTCATGCAGTCGAACGAGAAGGTCACCGGGACGGTCACCATCAAGTTCGAGGGCGGGCAGGCCCGCCCGGTCGCCCGCGAGAGCGAGTACGCGGTCTACTCCGAGCAGGCGGCCTCCTTCAACACGGAGACGGTGATGGGCATCGAGCAGGCCGACGCGACCGGCGTCGCGAAGTACCACGGCTTCCAGGCGCGCCTCGCGCGCGACGCGGAGAAGAAGGCGAAGCCGGAGCTCGCGACGGACGGCGCGGGCGAGGGGACGGAGGAGTAG